The Lutibacter profundi genome includes a region encoding these proteins:
- a CDS encoding RsmB/NOP family class I SAM-dependent RNA methyltransferase: MRLHRNLVYTVIDSIKLIFNEGEYADKVVQKALKRDARWGARDRKFVAETIYEMVRWKRLYNEIASTKYHYSTENIWKNFAVFAVLKGYKLPDWNQLQGVPTRRIKGKFDELQKVRVFKESIPDWMDEIGVTELGEKQWSKEISALNKQAEVILRTNTLRTIKKSLQKKLAEEGIATEFIPGYPDALRLVERANVFRTKCFKDGLFEVQDASSQLVAAYLDVKPGMRVIDTCAGAGGKTLHLAALMENKGQIIATDIYESKLKKLKIRTRRAGAHNITTKVIESSKVMKKMKGTADRVLIDAPCSGIGVLRRNPDSKWKLQPEFVENIIKTQAEILESYAKLVKIDGKLVYATCSILPSENENQVKKFLKNNTNFKLLKDHKVSPFKSGYDGFYMALLERIN, encoded by the coding sequence ATGAGATTACATAGAAACTTAGTATATACAGTTATTGATTCAATAAAACTTATTTTTAATGAAGGTGAATATGCCGATAAAGTTGTTCAAAAAGCACTAAAAAGAGATGCTCGTTGGGGAGCTAGAGACCGAAAATTTGTTGCAGAAACTATTTATGAAATGGTGCGTTGGAAACGGTTATATAATGAAATTGCATCTACAAAATATCATTATTCTACCGAAAATATTTGGAAAAATTTTGCGGTTTTTGCAGTTTTAAAAGGTTATAAATTACCCGATTGGAATCAATTACAGGGTGTACCTACCAGAAGGATTAAAGGAAAATTTGATGAACTTCAAAAAGTGAGAGTTTTTAAAGAATCTATTCCTGACTGGATGGATGAAATAGGTGTGACTGAATTAGGTGAAAAACAGTGGAGTAAAGAAATTAGTGCCTTAAATAAGCAAGCTGAAGTTATTTTACGCACCAATACGCTTAGAACAATAAAAAAATCTCTTCAGAAAAAATTAGCAGAAGAAGGTATTGCTACCGAATTTATCCCTGGATATCCCGATGCATTACGATTGGTAGAACGCGCAAATGTTTTTAGAACAAAATGCTTTAAAGATGGACTGTTTGAAGTACAGGATGCCTCTTCTCAACTAGTTGCCGCATATTTAGATGTAAAACCCGGAATGCGTGTAATTGACACCTGTGCGGGCGCTGGAGGGAAAACATTACACTTAGCAGCTCTTATGGAAAATAAAGGGCAAATTATTGCAACTGATATTTATGAAAGTAAATTAAAAAAATTAAAAATAAGAACTCGTAGAGCTGGCGCACATAATATTACCACAAAAGTAATTGAATCTTCTAAAGTGATGAAGAAAATGAAAGGCACTGCCGACAGAGTTTTAATTGATGCTCCTTGTAGTGGAATTGGCGTATTACGAAGAAACCCAGACAGTAAATGGAAATTACAGCCTGAATTTGTTGAAAATATTATCAAAACACAAGCTGAAATTTTAGAAAGCTATGCGAAGTTAGTTAAAATTGACGGAAAATTAGTGTATGCAACATGTTCTATTTTACCTTCGGAAAATGAAAATCAAGTGAAAAAGTTTCTAAAAAATAATACAAATTTTAAACTTTTAAAAGATCATAAGGTTTCTCCTTTCAAATCTGGTTACGATGGTTTTTATATGGCTTTGCTTGAACGTATAAACTAG
- a CDS encoding endonuclease: MKKLILLFYLISFSIYSQIPAGYYDTATGSGYTLKTQLYNIIKGHIDNGYTPGLWDTYQTSDRDIYYENDGTIMDIYSENPTGVDPYNFTYSTDQCGSYANEGDCYNREHIIPQSVFNQLSPMRNDAHFVIPTDGKVNSIRSNYPHGVVGTATTTTQNGSKLGDALNSGYSAGYSGTVFEPIDEFKGDVARLYFYFATRYENVLTTWGVSYAMFNGTTDQVFAEPFLTILMTWHTNDPVSNLEIDRNDAIYARQNNRNPFIDHPEYVNQIWNPTPDTQAPTAPTNLIASNITNTTADLNWTASTDDVGVTSYEIFKDGVFLASTTTNSYNVTGLTQNTSYNFTVYAKDAAGNTSTVSNTETFTTTNIIDVDPPTVPTNLIVSNETSSTLDLSWTASTDNVGVTGYDIYVDGVFNGTTSTTAFTITGLSPTTTYSLTVLAKDGASNASAQSTPVNGTTIALSSNCASETFTNIGANNSTYTTVNWTGDDGGSWSSTDSRTDQTLTGKAITIRNGILTAPTTANGIGDLTVTTQLVFSGSSGSFNLKVNGAIVGSIPYSSALQTTTITGINVSGNVTIVFDGNSGTSNRVIFDDLSWTCFAGTPDTEAPSAIVDLSSSNTTSTTTDLAWSASTDNVGVTSYEVFKDGVFLASTATNSYNVTGLTASTSYNFTVYAKDAAGNTSTVSNTVAVTTTAATTGSTELFISEYIEGSGNNKAIEIANITGSSVDLSNYSIKKQVNGAGSWVNELILNGILNTNNVYVVGNGGSATGITDVSDLIITGAPIDFNGNDPVGLFKNGVLIDVVGNFNGGSANFAKDVTKRRINTITSPNTTYTPSEWNDFAVDTFSDLGLYNVTLSILEFKPNLFSVYPNPATASKITILVEDNTEVSAIQFYNLLGQQIINIQQPKIIQNRIEVQNLPVGMYIVKIINEKSYSTKRIIVK, from the coding sequence ATGAAGAAACTAATACTTTTATTTTATCTGATATCATTCTCAATATACAGTCAAATACCTGCGGGTTATTATGATACTGCTACAGGAAGTGGTTATACCTTAAAAACACAACTTTACAATATTATTAAAGGACATATAGATAATGGTTATACTCCCGGATTATGGGATACCTATCAAACATCTGATAGAGATATCTATTATGAAAATGATGGTACAATTATGGATATCTATTCTGAAAACCCTACAGGTGTTGATCCATATAATTTCACTTACTCCACCGATCAATGTGGATCGTATGCCAATGAAGGCGATTGTTATAATCGCGAACATATTATACCTCAATCTGTTTTTAATCAACTATCACCTATGCGAAATGATGCTCATTTTGTAATTCCTACAGATGGAAAAGTAAATAGTATACGATCAAATTATCCACATGGAGTGGTTGGTACTGCAACCACCACTACCCAAAATGGATCAAAACTTGGAGATGCACTAAACTCTGGATATTCTGCAGGATATTCAGGAACTGTATTTGAACCTATAGATGAATTCAAAGGCGATGTTGCAAGACTTTATTTTTATTTTGCCACTCGTTATGAAAATGTTCTCACAACTTGGGGTGTTTCTTATGCTATGTTTAATGGTACAACAGATCAAGTATTTGCTGAGCCTTTTTTAACAATACTTATGACATGGCATACCAATGATCCTGTAAGTAATCTAGAAATAGATAGAAACGATGCAATTTATGCGCGTCAAAATAATAGAAACCCATTTATTGATCATCCGGAATATGTAAATCAAATTTGGAACCCAACTCCAGATACACAAGCACCAACTGCACCAACAAATTTAATTGCATCAAATATTACAAATACAACTGCAGATTTAAATTGGACTGCTTCAACAGATGATGTTGGTGTTACTAGTTATGAAATTTTTAAAGATGGCGTGTTTTTAGCTTCTACAACAACCAATTCATACAATGTAACTGGTTTAACACAAAATACTAGCTATAATTTTACAGTATATGCTAAAGATGCTGCAGGTAATACTTCAACAGTAAGTAATACGGAAACCTTTACAACTACCAATATTATTGATGTAGATCCTCCAACGGTTCCTACAAACCTTATTGTTAGTAACGAAACTAGTTCTACTTTAGATTTATCTTGGACTGCCTCTACTGATAATGTAGGTGTTACAGGGTATGACATTTATGTTGATGGTGTTTTTAATGGAACAACAAGCACTACTGCATTCACAATTACAGGTCTTTCACCTACAACAACATATAGCTTAACCGTTTTAGCTAAAGATGGGGCATCTAATGCTTCAGCTCAAAGTACACCTGTAAATGGAACAACTATTGCACTCTCTAGTAATTGTGCTTCTGAAACATTTACAAATATTGGAGCTAATAATTCTACATATACAACTGTTAATTGGACTGGTGATGATGGTGGCTCTTGGTCTTCAACAGATTCTAGAACCGACCAAACACTTACGGGAAAAGCAATTACTATAAGAAATGGTATATTAACAGCTCCAACAACTGCAAATGGTATTGGAGATTTAACCGTTACAACCCAGTTGGTGTTTTCTGGTTCTTCGGGATCTTTTAATTTGAAAGTTAATGGCGCAATTGTAGGTTCTATACCTTATAGTTCAGCGTTACAAACTACAACTATTACAGGAATCAATGTCTCTGGAAATGTTACTATCGTGTTTGATGGTAATAGCGGAACTTCAAATAGAGTAATATTTGATGATTTATCTTGGACATGCTTTGCAGGAACACCTGATACAGAAGCTCCTTCAGCAATAGTAGATTTAAGTAGTAGTAACACCACAAGTACAACAACAGATTTAGCTTGGAGTGCTTCAACTGACAATGTTGGAGTAACCTCGTATGAAGTTTTTAAAGATGGTGTGTTTTTAGCCTCTACAGCAACTAATTCATACAATGTAACTGGTTTAACAGCAAGCACTTCATATAATTTTACAGTATATGCTAAAGATGCTGCAGGTAATACTTCAACAGTAAGTAATACAGTAGCCGTAACAACTACAGCTGCCACTACTGGTAGTACTGAATTATTTATTTCTGAATATATTGAAGGTAGTGGTAACAATAAAGCCATAGAAATTGCGAACATTACTGGAAGCTCTGTTGATTTATCTAATTATTCTATAAAAAAACAAGTTAATGGTGCTGGAAGCTGGGTAAATGAATTAATATTAAATGGTATTTTAAACACCAATAATGTGTATGTTGTTGGAAATGGAGGCTCAGCTACTGGAATAACAGATGTATCTGATTTAATTATAACAGGTGCACCAATTGATTTTAACGGAAACGATCCAGTTGGATTATTTAAAAATGGTGTTTTAATTGACGTTGTTGGGAATTTTAATGGTGGCTCAGCTAATTTTGCTAAAGATGTTACTAAAAGAAGAATAAATACCATAACTTCTCCAAATACAACGTATACACCTAGTGAGTGGAATGATTTTGCTGTTGATACCTTTAGTGACTTAGGTCTTTATAATGTTACACTATCTATTTTAGAGTTTAAACCCAACCTATTTAGTGTATATCCAAATCCTGCAACAGCTTCTAAGATAACTATTTTAGTTGAAGATAATACTGAAGTTAGTGCGATTCAATTTTATAATTTACTTGGTCAACAAATTATTAATATTCAACAACCAAAAATTATACAAAATAGAATTGAGGTACAAAATTTACCTGTTGGAATGTATATTGTTAAAATAATTAATGAAAAATCTTATTCTACCAAAAGAATAATCGTAAAATAA
- a CDS encoding DUF2461 domain-containing protein translates to MNLINKKTLEFLYKLKKNNNRDWFNKHKAVFIAEQDKVNVFYAALNEKLNTHDAIEKLKVFRIYRDVRFSKDKTPYKTHFGGHFVRATSRLRGGYYLQISPRESFLAGGFWAPNKEDLFRIRKEFEMDATEIREIIEDTTFVTHFGELKGNALKTAPRGFDKEHPDMDLIKMKQFIVTHKFTDEEVLSADFLEKVNNYFIAMRPFFNYMSEILTTDLNGVSTIDKEAI, encoded by the coding sequence ATGAACTTAATAAACAAAAAAACTTTAGAATTTTTATATAAGTTAAAGAAAAATAATAACAGAGATTGGTTTAATAAACATAAAGCAGTGTTTATAGCTGAACAAGATAAGGTAAACGTATTTTATGCTGCTTTAAACGAAAAGCTAAATACTCATGATGCAATAGAAAAATTAAAAGTATTTAGAATTTATAGAGATGTGCGTTTTTCAAAAGATAAAACTCCCTATAAAACTCATTTTGGAGGTCATTTTGTGCGAGCAACTAGCCGATTACGAGGAGGTTACTATTTACAAATAAGTCCGAGAGAATCTTTTTTGGCTGGTGGGTTTTGGGCTCCAAATAAAGAGGATTTGTTTCGCATTCGGAAAGAATTTGAAATGGATGCCACAGAAATTAGAGAAATTATTGAGGATACAACTTTTGTAACTCATTTTGGCGAATTAAAAGGAAATGCATTAAAAACAGCTCCACGAGGTTTTGATAAAGAACATCCAGATATGGATTTAATTAAAATGAAGCAATTTATAGTAACACATAAATTTACTGATGAAGAAGTATTATCAGCTGATTTTTTAGAAAAAGTGAATAATTATTTTATAGCAATGCGACCTTTTTTTAATTATATGAGCGAAATTTTAACCACCGATTTAAATGGTGTTTCTACAATAGATAAAGAGGCTATCTGA